A portion of the Sulfuriferula sp. AH1 genome contains these proteins:
- a CDS encoding LolA-related protein, which produces MMIFTSALSLRNLRQAFVALALTLPALGHAADWNIDQLMRSLAQTHSGHVGFVEKKSIAMLDKPVESSGELFYSAPDHLEKRTIKPKSESMIVDGDELLIDRGRQKYRLQLQDYPELAAFLDSIRGTLAGDRKALERNYQLSLDGTAAHWTLQLLPLNEKMQKVIQRIRITGTHDQVNSIEITQADGDSSVMTITKLAAP; this is translated from the coding sequence ATGATGATATTTACCTCTGCCTTATCGTTACGCAATCTGCGGCAAGCGTTCGTTGCGCTGGCATTAACGCTGCCCGCCCTTGGTCACGCTGCTGACTGGAATATCGACCAGCTCATGCGCAGCCTGGCCCAGACACACTCCGGTCATGTCGGCTTCGTCGAAAAGAAATCCATCGCCATGCTCGACAAACCGGTGGAATCCTCCGGAGAGCTGTTCTACAGTGCACCTGACCACCTGGAAAAACGCACCATCAAACCCAAAAGCGAATCCATGATCGTGGACGGCGACGAGCTGTTAATCGATCGCGGCCGCCAGAAATATCGCCTGCAATTACAGGATTATCCGGAACTGGCTGCGTTCCTCGACAGCATACGCGGCACGCTGGCGGGTGACCGCAAGGCGCTGGAACGCAATTATCAACTGAGCCTGGACGGCACGGCCGCTCACTGGACACTGCAGTTGCTGCCGCTAAACGAAAAAATGCAGAAAGTCATCCAGCGCATCCGCATCACCGGCACACATGATCAGGTGAACAGCATCGAGATCACGCAAGCCGACGGCGACAGCTCGGTGATGACGATAACCAAACTGGCGGCGCCATAA
- a CDS encoding acyl-CoA synthetase, with the protein MTTSPASQTSWAQTPERSNMLMLRIMTWISLRLGRRAGRVVLHLIAGYFLLFAPASRRASSQYLQRALGRPARWRDLYRHFFTFAATIHDRIYLVNRCFDLFDFEIHGEDALSELMAGGKGLFLMGAHLGSFEVIRAIGRKHTDLHVAMVMHQDNAQKINAMLGAINPEAVQDIIGLGHLDSMLQVRQRLDEGCMVGMLADRTPGNDTLYPARILDADANLPTGPFRMAALLRRPVIFMTGLYLGGNRYAIHFNQLADFSNIAPGQRDLAVQAACIRYAELLDHYCRIAPYNWFNFFDFWQPSATTPTSES; encoded by the coding sequence ATGACCACCTCCCCAGCCAGCCAGACTTCCTGGGCGCAGACCCCAGAGCGCAGCAACATGCTCATGCTGCGCATCATGACGTGGATTTCACTGCGTCTCGGGCGCCGTGCAGGGCGTGTCGTACTGCACCTGATCGCCGGCTACTTCCTGTTGTTTGCGCCGGCCAGCCGCCGCGCCTCCAGCCAATATCTGCAACGCGCATTAGGCCGACCTGCCCGTTGGCGCGACCTGTATCGGCATTTTTTCACTTTTGCGGCCACTATCCATGACCGCATTTACCTGGTCAATCGCTGCTTCGATCTGTTCGATTTTGAGATTCATGGCGAGGATGCATTGAGCGAACTGATGGCCGGCGGCAAAGGCCTGTTCCTGATGGGTGCGCATCTCGGCAGTTTCGAAGTGATCCGTGCGATCGGGCGCAAGCATACGGATCTGCATGTCGCCATGGTCATGCATCAGGACAACGCCCAGAAGATCAATGCCATGCTCGGCGCCATCAACCCGGAAGCCGTACAGGACATCATCGGCCTCGGACATCTGGATTCGATGCTCCAGGTGCGGCAACGCCTGGACGAAGGTTGCATGGTCGGCATGCTCGCCGATCGCACGCCGGGCAACGACACCCTGTACCCGGCGCGCATCCTCGACGCGGACGCAAATCTGCCTACAGGGCCATTCCGCATGGCGGCATTGTTGCGCCGCCCGGTGATATTCATGACGGGCTTGTATCTGGGCGGCAACCGCTATGCCATCCACTTCAATCAGCTCGCTGATTTTTCCAATATCGCCCCCGGCCAGCGCGACCTCGCCGTACAGGCCGCCTGCATCCGTTATGCAGAACTGCTTGACCACTACTGCCGTATCGCGCCGTATAATTGGTTCAATTTTTTCGATTTCTGGCAGCCCTCAGCCACTACTCCGACTTCCGAATCATGA
- a CDS encoding MMPL family transporter, with the protein MTTTRRHGITAITLWLAFLLGCTVIISRTQFTTDLSAFLPRTPTAEQQLLMDQLRDGLASRLILAGIEGADAPTRARLSKQIAQRLRADPDFVSVNNGEPVNTERDRDFLFQNRYLLSSAVTPARFGVAGLHAALGDSIDLLASPAGLLVKSMLPRDPTGEMVQLLDQLNSGTHPQLLDGAWVSRDGKRALMLMQTRAPGSDTDAQQRAMAAIRQAFDSATGASSAARLVMTGPGVFSVTSRDTIKGQVSRLSIISVMLIATLLLLVYRSFTALALGLLPVISGALAGVAAVSLGFGAVHGITLGFGTALIGEAVDYSIYLFVQSEHNDTDQQTWIRRFWPTIRLGVLTSIFGFASLLLSGFPGLAQLGLYAIAGLIAAAAVTRFVLPHLLPAKFRIHDVTAIGHILAALVQRAAALRWPAVILLLAACAVLVANRASLFNDKISSLSPVSQADVALDASLRADMGAPDVRYLVVVSGNSQESVLRGSERVSALLQTQVDQGELAGFESPSRYLPSVAMQRARQASLPPPAELQLRLGQAIQDLPVRATLFTPFVVDVAAARSQPLLQASDLQKTSMAMAVDALLIHQNQRWSALLPLTAPKGADINADRIRAALSTTGLPNVMFVDMKAESDRLYSGYLHEAILLSLGGLVSIIGLLLFVFRSPMRVLRIIVPLAAAVVTVTAGLAVFGQQLIILHLVGLLLVVAVGSNYALFFDRTDPHTLIQPRTLASMLFANLTTVAGFGLLAFSNVSILQAMGVTVAPGVILALIYAAIFARNTHHA; encoded by the coding sequence ATGACGACCACTCGCCGCCATGGCATCACGGCCATCACGCTGTGGCTGGCGTTTTTGCTGGGCTGTACCGTCATTATCAGCCGTACCCAGTTCACCACCGATTTATCGGCATTCCTGCCGCGCACTCCCACGGCCGAGCAGCAGCTGCTGATGGATCAGCTGCGCGACGGTCTGGCCTCGCGCCTTATCCTTGCAGGCATAGAAGGCGCCGATGCACCCACTCGCGCCCGGCTTTCCAAACAGATCGCACAGCGTCTGCGTGCCGACCCCGATTTTGTCAGCGTTAACAATGGCGAGCCTGTCAACACCGAGCGCGACCGCGATTTCCTGTTCCAAAACCGCTACCTGCTGAGTTCGGCGGTCACGCCTGCGCGCTTTGGCGTGGCAGGACTGCATGCCGCTTTGGGCGACAGTATCGACCTGCTCGCCTCGCCTGCCGGCCTGCTGGTCAAATCCATGTTGCCGCGCGACCCGACCGGGGAAATGGTGCAATTGCTCGACCAGCTCAATAGCGGCACCCACCCGCAACTGCTGGACGGCGCCTGGGTATCGCGCGACGGCAAGCGCGCACTGATGCTGATGCAGACGCGCGCACCGGGTTCCGATACCGATGCCCAGCAGCGCGCCATGGCCGCTATCCGCCAGGCTTTCGACTCGGCTACCGGCGCCTCTTCCGCCGCCAGACTGGTGATGACCGGCCCCGGCGTATTTTCAGTGACATCGCGCGACACCATCAAAGGTCAGGTCAGCCGCCTATCCATCATCAGTGTCATGCTCATCGCCACCCTGTTACTGCTGGTCTACCGCTCCTTCACCGCGCTGGCGCTGGGCTTGCTGCCCGTTATCAGCGGTGCGCTGGCGGGTGTCGCGGCAGTCAGTCTGGGTTTCGGGGCCGTGCATGGCATCACGCTTGGATTCGGCACCGCACTGATCGGCGAGGCAGTGGATTATTCCATCTACCTGTTTGTGCAATCCGAGCACAATGACACTGACCAGCAGACCTGGATCAGGCGCTTCTGGCCCACCATCCGTCTCGGTGTACTGACTTCGATATTCGGCTTTGCTTCGCTGCTGCTGTCCGGCTTTCCCGGGCTGGCGCAGCTCGGCCTGTATGCGATCGCCGGGCTGATAGCCGCGGCCGCAGTGACCCGCTTCGTGCTGCCGCATCTGCTGCCGGCGAAATTCCGCATCCATGACGTCACCGCTATCGGTCATATACTCGCCGCACTGGTACAGCGCGCGGCAGCCCTGCGCTGGCCGGCCGTGATCCTGCTGCTGGCAGCCTGCGCTGTCCTCGTCGCAAACCGCGCCAGTCTGTTCAACGACAAGATATCTTCGTTAAGCCCGGTATCCCAGGCCGATGTCGCATTGGATGCCAGCCTGCGTGCCGACATGGGCGCACCCGATGTGCGCTATCTGGTCGTCGTATCCGGCAATAGCCAGGAATCCGTCTTGCGCGGCAGCGAACGGGTTTCCGCACTGCTGCAGACACAGGTCGATCAAGGCGAACTCGCCGGCTTCGAAAGCCCGAGCCGTTATCTGCCCAGCGTAGCGATGCAGCGCGCGCGTCAGGCAAGCCTGCCGCCGCCTGCCGAGCTGCAACTGCGGCTTGGGCAAGCAATCCAGGATTTACCAGTACGCGCAACGCTATTTACGCCGTTCGTGGTCGATGTCGCTGCTGCCCGCAGCCAGCCTTTGCTGCAAGCTTCCGACCTGCAAAAGACCTCGATGGCGATGGCGGTAGATGCCTTGCTCATCCATCAGAACCAGCGCTGGAGTGCGTTATTGCCGCTGACCGCACCGAAGGGTGCCGACATCAACGCAGATCGTATTCGGGCAGCATTGAGCACTACCGGTTTGCCGAACGTGATGTTCGTGGACATGAAGGCCGAATCCGATCGTCTGTATTCCGGCTATCTGCACGAGGCCATACTGTTATCGCTGGGCGGGCTGGTCTCCATCATCGGCCTGCTGCTGTTCGTTTTCCGCTCGCCGATGCGCGTGCTGCGCATCATTGTGCCGCTGGCTGCGGCGGTCGTCACTGTCACGGCAGGGCTGGCCGTATTCGGCCAGCAACTGATCATCCTGCATCTGGTAGGCTTGCTGCTGGTGGTCGCAGTAGGTTCCAATTACGCCCTGTTCTTTGACCGGACTGATCCGCATACGCTGATTCAGCCGCGCACGCTGGCCTCGATGCTGTTCGCCAATCTCACTACCGTCGCCGGTTTCGGCTTGCTTGCGTTTTCCAACGTATCGATATTGCAGGCCATGGGCGTCACCGTGGCGCCGGGCGTTATCCTGGCATTGATCTACGCAGCGATTTTCGCCAGGAACACCCATCATGCATAA